The Candidatus Margulisiibacteriota bacterium sequence AAAATTTCTGGATGATTTTGAATTATGCGACCGATTTTTTGATCCGGCTAAATTGTTTTCACAAACAGTGCAAAATGAAATTAATTATTTAATCGAAATGGCCAAATATATGGACAGGGATAATTTGGCAAAATTCCTGCTACAAAAAGAAACAGTAAATAGCTATCTCTATATAACAGGTAAATTAAGCAACATCTTGGCCAATTTATGTATGGAAACGATCAGCCCGGCTATGGCCACCCTGGACCCCAGGTTTATCAAACATCTGCAGGATATGCAGTTCTGGCTTATGCATATAAAAGAATCAAACGGTTTTATTATTGGTTATGAAACTCATCGTTATATTTCTTCAGGTATATAAACATGCTATCAAAAATCATCTCTTTTTTACCAGCTTTTTTTCATGGCCCTGAAGCAATTTCTACCAGTTCCATAAATAAAAGTTATCTGGAATGGCGAGCTTTTCAGAATTCAATTCTCGGTCAAAGACAAGCGGGCGGTATACCTGGAAGAATGCTGGTTATCAGGCACGGTCTGTCCCAATCAAACGAACCGGGCTCAATCGCGGAACTATTGCCACCGAATGAATTGGTCAGATTAACACCGCTGGGAATAAAACAATCAAATGAGGCAGGCAGTAGGTTCAATCTATATAAACAATCAGGAATAATTCCTGCCGATTACGATCCCAAAGTTATAATCTACAGCGGACTGCAACGAACCGAAGAAACCCTTTTTCATTTCTTGATAAATTCCAGCCTGGACCTGCAAAAACCAAGAATTTTCGAACAAAGGCTAGAACTGGACGAAGTAGACTGGGGACTGGAAGACAGATTATCTCTAAAGAACTTGCCTGCTGACTTAATTAAAGCTGTAAGAGATCACTCCAGATTTTACAGAAGTCATTTAGGCGGCGAAAATCCCAGGGCCCATCAACTTAGAATCAGACAATTTTTTAGGGTTATCAAACAAAAATACCGGGACCAGGATATTCTGATCGTCGCGCATCATAAAACCATTAAACAAATATTAGCTGGTATTTTTATGCGCCATCATGAACAATACGAGGGTTTAGACCGCTCTTTAAAAGTAATGAATGCGGGCATGCTTTTTTTTAATAACCGCAATAATTACTGGAACCTGGATTTCTGGGAAGGCAAGGAAATTACCGAATATTTCAAGACTAACCCCTTCCCGTATATTACCTTCGAACAGATTAAAAAGAAATATATCTAAAAGTTTTAAAACTTGACCCATACAATGTTTGTATATATAATTCATACAATGTTTGTATATAAGAACAATACTCGACACAAAAATAGCTTACAGCGCGACGTCAAGGAGCGAATTCCGCAGGTGTACTGAACGTACATCGAGGAATGAGTGACAAAGACAACAAAGCTGTAAACCATTTTGTTAAGAGTATATAAAGGAGAAATTATGAATACAAATACGGTTAATATTTCCTTCAGGGCTGATCTCTTAAAGCAAATTGACAACATTGCGAAAGCAGAATCCCGTTCCCGGTCTGAACTTATCCGGGAAGCTGCCAGAATGTATATTGAAAAAAAACAGAAATGGAGCTCCATTTTCACGCTGGGTAGGGATATTGTAAAAGCAAACAAAATTAAAGAAAAAGACATTCAGAATGAAATAAAAAAACAAAGAAAAGGCGACTAGTTTTGTTTAAAGTAGTTCTGGATACTAATGTTTTTATATCGGCTATATTATTTGGCGGACAACCCCGTGAAATATTAAATTCGGTGATCAAAGGCAAAATAAGATTGTTTGTTTCCGAGCCAATCCTCGCTGGAATAACTAATGTATTGCAACGTAAAAAATTTAACTTTCCTGTAGATATAATCCCGTCTATCATTAATGAAATTGAAGCAATATCGGATTATATACATACTAATAACAATATTTCCGTTATTAAAGAGGGTCCTGCGGATAACAGGGTCCTTGAATGCGCTGTGGCTGCCAATTCGGACATAATCATCACCGGAGACAAGCATCTGCTTAATTTAAAATCATATAAAAACATACTGATTACGACACCCGCGAATTTTATTAAGAACTATCTTATATAACTGAACACAATTTCGCCCCGATCGTTAATGGTGCCTTTAAGATTGGCTTTCTGCTGGTTTTGGCCATAATTTACAATTCGCAGCTCTTTATTTTTTATATCATACTTCTTTTCGCTTATTTTATTTTTACCGCTCAGGATAGTAACTTCCCATGTTTTCTCATTTCTGTTGATTTGCATTTGCGGTTTGGTCTCAACTTTTTTTAACACAGGGTTGGATGCTTTAATAGTTGCTGTTTTTTTGTTATTTGTCTGTTTTTTGGCTATTGCTGATTTTGATAAAAACGGTTTTTCAGTTGGTTTTGATTGAGGCGATTCACTGTTTAGCCAGCCCGATTGTATATTTTTATCTGCTTGTTCCAGTTCTGTTAAACCCGGACTCTGCTTAACAGTTATGATATTAAAGTTTTCCGGCTCCAGATTAATTCCACCGCCTATCTCCATGATAAATGGAAATTTCAAACTTCGGGCCTGGATATTAAATTCGCCGACTTCCCGATTAAATTCCTCCTGCTTTTTATTATATGAATTAACCAGGTTGTTATAAGAAACAATCTGCTCATTAGTATTTACCATATTGCGTTTGTTGTTTAATTCTTCAACAATCAGCTGTAACTGCTTTTTATCTTGCTCTATTTTCTTCTGTTGAGATGCCATGTACTCATCTAAATCCGGTTTATATTTTTTTGATTCGTAGGCAAGCAGATTTTCCAAATCTGCTTTGGTCCTGACCAGTTCCTTTATTCTTAATGGACTTTTCTGTCTGAACTGCGTATCTATATCCTTTGAATTCGTGTGTGAATCTGACTGACTTATAAAATCTTTATAATTAACACTGTTCTTGAAATATTCACCGATTGTTTGTTCCAGAACAGAGCTGACATAAATTATTCTTAGATTTTTCTTTACTGTCGCTTCCTGCACATTATCTGCCACAGCTTCACGCAAAAAAGAAATGGCCATAAGTTGTGTTTTTTCTCTGGATGTTTTGAATGGTGGAAGTTCCACAGCGAGCAGTTCATCCAGGTCCAGCCAGACTGGATTAACTTTTTTTAACCAGCTGCACAAACCAATCAGCCGCCCTACCTGGCTCAACTCCTTCAATTCCGGGTATGCTTTGGCGTAATCTTGATAATGTTCGTTTAAATGATCGATATTAGACCTGATTGCCGGCAAAAGGTACTGCTTCTTTTTCCTTTCAAATTCCTGGAGAGTAGCGAAATCATCCCTGCTGCGCTCCGCATCCGCTGTAAACTGTGGATTTATAATTCGGGCAAATGTATTTTGCGGATCTGCTTC is a genomic window containing:
- a CDS encoding ribbon-helix-helix domain-containing protein, yielding MNTNTVNISFRADLLKQIDNIAKAESRSRSELIREAARMYIEKKQKWSSIFTLGRDIVKANKIKEKDIQNEIKKQRKGD
- a CDS encoding putative toxin-antitoxin system toxin component, PIN family, with amino-acid sequence MFKVVLDTNVFISAILFGGQPREILNSVIKGKIRLFVSEPILAGITNVLQRKKFNFPVDIIPSIINEIEAISDYIHTNNNISVIKEGPADNRVLECAVAANSDIIITGDKHLLNLKSYKNILITTPANFIKNYLI
- a CDS encoding histidine phosphatase family protein, producing MLSKIISFLPAFFHGPEAISTSSINKSYLEWRAFQNSILGQRQAGGIPGRMLVIRHGLSQSNEPGSIAELLPPNELVRLTPLGIKQSNEAGSRFNLYKQSGIIPADYDPKVIIYSGLQRTEETLFHFLINSSLDLQKPRIFEQRLELDEVDWGLEDRLSLKNLPADLIKAVRDHSRFYRSHLGGENPRAHQLRIRQFFRVIKQKYRDQDILIVAHHKTIKQILAGIFMRHHEQYEGLDRSLKVMNAGMLFFNNRNNYWNLDFWEGKEITEYFKTNPFPYITFEQIKKKYI